Proteins from one bacterium genomic window:
- a CDS encoding peptide MFS transporter, producing MSQPEVSAASQKQWFGHPRGLSTLFFTEMWERASYYGMRALLLLYMTDLVRGGLGMDVQTGAAIYGLYTFGVYALALPGGWVADRLVGQRRAVLMGGVVIAAGHYVLALPYVLSGTEYWSFYLGLFLVVVGTGLLKPNVSAIVGDLYQKDTPARRDAGFSIFYMGINVGAVLGPTVCSWLGEQVNWHLGFSVAGIGMTLGVIQYILGRRHLTGAGELKGEAATAESQGNSWRLFYSAIAALVVIVVVGVYLVRSSYFALTLVGFAQATGLLVLIVSVLYFAYMILFGCHDGSERKRVFFIFLLFLGAAMFWSGFEQAGSSFNLFGQDYTDRVFGGWEMPTGWLQNINPAFIIIFAPIMGMLWVKLDQRNPSIPVKFGAGLVLLGVGFLVLAWAANYIPEGAGGDPSKGITMAWLVATYFFHTIGELCLSPVGLSSITKLSPDRYVGQMMGMWFMGAALGNLIAGLIAGYIEAMPMPQLFSTVATIVAVFGLLFLIFSIPIKKLAPGIN from the coding sequence ATGAGTCAACCTGAAGTCAGCGCCGCATCCCAAAAGCAGTGGTTCGGACACCCGCGAGGTCTTTCGACCCTTTTCTTCACCGAGATGTGGGAGCGCGCCAGCTACTACGGCATGCGCGCTCTTCTTTTGTTGTATATGACCGACCTGGTTCGTGGCGGTCTCGGGATGGACGTCCAGACCGGCGCAGCAATCTACGGTCTGTACACCTTCGGCGTGTATGCCCTGGCCCTTCCAGGTGGGTGGGTCGCGGATCGGCTGGTCGGGCAAAGAAGGGCCGTTCTGATGGGAGGGGTCGTAATCGCTGCGGGGCACTACGTTCTGGCGTTACCCTACGTCCTTTCCGGAACCGAGTACTGGTCGTTCTACCTCGGCCTCTTCCTGGTTGTCGTCGGTACCGGCCTTCTCAAGCCGAACGTGAGCGCCATCGTGGGCGATCTCTACCAGAAGGACACGCCCGCGCGTCGGGATGCCGGTTTCTCGATTTTCTACATGGGAATCAACGTCGGCGCGGTGCTGGGTCCCACGGTGTGCTCGTGGTTGGGAGAGCAGGTGAACTGGCACTTGGGTTTCAGCGTTGCCGGGATCGGCATGACCCTGGGCGTGATTCAGTACATTCTGGGTCGCCGTCATCTGACCGGTGCCGGCGAGCTCAAGGGAGAAGCCGCAACCGCAGAGTCGCAAGGCAATTCCTGGCGGTTGTTCTATTCCGCGATCGCGGCCCTTGTGGTGATCGTGGTGGTGGGCGTGTACTTAGTCCGGAGTAGCTATTTTGCTCTAACACTGGTCGGTTTCGCTCAAGCCACTGGGCTCTTGGTTCTGATCGTCTCGGTGCTTTATTTTGCCTACATGATCCTGTTCGGATGTCATGACGGTTCTGAGAGGAAGAGGGTGTTTTTCATTTTCCTGCTCTTCCTGGGAGCCGCGATGTTCTGGTCCGGCTTCGAGCAGGCGGGCTCCTCGTTTAACCTCTTCGGTCAGGACTACACCGACCGGGTCTTCGGCGGCTGGGAGATGCCCACAGGTTGGCTGCAGAACATTAATCCGGCCTTCATCATCATCTTCGCGCCCATAATGGGAATGCTATGGGTCAAACTAGATCAGAGGAATCCCTCCATTCCGGTCAAATTCGGCGCGGGCTTGGTTCTCCTCGGCGTTGGATTTCTCGTGCTCGCGTGGGCCGCCAACTACATTCCCGAGGGCGCCGGCGGAGATCCCTCCAAAGGCATCACAATGGCCTGGCTGGTCGCCACGTACTTCTTCCACACGATCGGTGAGCTTTGTCTGAGTCCGGTCGGCCTGAGTAGCATCACCAAGCTGTCGCCGGATAGGTACGTCGGACAGATGATGGGGATGTGGTTCATGGGCGCTGCGCTGGGGAATCTGATCGCCGGCCTGATTGCTGGATACATCGAGGCGATGCCGATGCCTCAGCTCTTCAGCACGGTTGCCACGATCGTCGCCGTGTTCGGTCTCCTGTTCTTGATCTTCTCGATTCCAATCAAGAAGCTCGCTCCGGGCATCAACTAG
- a CDS encoding peptide MFS transporter, whose amino-acid sequence MMGTWFMGAALGNLVAGLVAGYIEALPLPQLFGTVATIAIVSGLVFLVLAKPFNRLAVGVK is encoded by the coding sequence ATGATGGGTACTTGGTTCATGGGTGCCGCTCTGGGCAACCTGGTCGCGGGTCTGGTGGCCGGCTATATCGAGGCGCTGCCTCTGCCGCAGCTTTTCGGAACCGTGGCGACGATTGCAATCGTGAGCGGCCTGGTGTTCCTGGTTCTGGCGAAACCGTTCAACAGGTTGGCGGTCGGCGTCAAGTAG
- a CDS encoding sulfatase: MRLAVLVLLLMGVDAASASAVPKRPNVVLITIDDLATQFGAYGNDQVVAPNLERLAHRTVRFDRAYSQFPACNGSRTSMLTGLRPDSTGVLNNEVYFRTLLPEVVTLPQFFRRRGYVTVGIGKNFHDSGGESWHDAQSWDIFHRPHGKREAKEGKGRNVTGGEIPWASWVAAKGKDRDFADGRVAASAVATLENLYAAGEPFFLAVGFQKPHPPFVVPKRHYRRYRLGRLRLHDPPGERSKELPAALGLWPRITRRDRRELLRAYYAAVSFTDRQLGLILDVLDRVEGWNNTVVVLTSDHGFHLGEHDWWGKDTLFEQSVRVPLLVHAPKMERKRKKSSRLVELLDIYPTLVALARLKPPSHLQGRSLVPLLEEPLRDWSRAAFSQASHGSIKGESVRTGRWRYTEWNGGGEGVELYDHSADPDEYLNLAELPEYESVVQDLSRLLDSNFEE; this comes from the coding sequence ATGAGGCTGGCGGTTCTTGTTCTGCTCTTGATGGGCGTAGATGCCGCGAGTGCCTCCGCCGTTCCGAAGCGGCCCAACGTCGTTCTCATTACGATCGACGATCTGGCGACTCAGTTTGGCGCCTATGGAAACGATCAGGTGGTGGCACCTAACCTCGAGCGCCTGGCGCACCGGACAGTTCGCTTCGATCGCGCCTACAGTCAGTTTCCCGCTTGTAACGGCAGCCGGACCTCGATGTTGACCGGCCTGCGACCCGACTCGACGGGCGTTCTGAACAACGAGGTTTACTTTCGCACGCTTCTTCCGGAAGTGGTCACGTTGCCGCAGTTCTTTCGCCGCCGGGGGTACGTCACCGTCGGCATCGGCAAGAACTTCCACGACTCCGGCGGTGAATCCTGGCATGACGCGCAGTCCTGGGACATCTTTCATCGCCCTCACGGCAAACGCGAGGCCAAAGAGGGCAAGGGTCGGAACGTCACCGGCGGCGAGATCCCGTGGGCCAGTTGGGTAGCGGCGAAGGGCAAAGACAGAGATTTTGCCGATGGCCGCGTCGCGGCCTCAGCCGTGGCGACGCTCGAGAACCTGTACGCGGCGGGGGAGCCCTTCTTCCTGGCTGTGGGATTCCAGAAGCCCCATCCCCCTTTTGTGGTCCCGAAGCGACACTACCGGCGCTATAGACTAGGCCGGCTGAGACTCCACGACCCACCGGGCGAACGTTCCAAGGAGCTTCCAGCCGCCCTGGGACTCTGGCCCAGGATAACGCGGCGCGATCGCCGCGAGCTGTTGCGAGCCTACTATGCCGCCGTTTCGTTCACAGACCGGCAGTTGGGTTTGATCCTTGATGTCCTCGATCGGGTCGAGGGTTGGAACAACACCGTTGTCGTGCTGACTTCCGATCATGGGTTCCATCTGGGTGAGCACGATTGGTGGGGAAAAGACACGCTGTTCGAACAGTCGGTCCGCGTACCGCTGCTGGTTCACGCGCCGAAGATGGAGCGCAAGCGCAAGAAATCGTCTCGCTTGGTGGAGCTGCTGGACATCTACCCGACCCTGGTCGCCCTGGCACGCCTGAAACCTCCAAGCCATCTACAAGGACGAAGCCTTGTGCCGCTACTCGAGGAGCCGCTGCGCGATTGGTCTCGCGCCGCTTTCAGCCAGGCCTCCCACGGCAGCATCAAGGGCGAGTCCGTGCGCACCGGGCGATGGCGTTACACAGAGTGGAACGGTGGCGGAGAGGGCGTCGAGCTCTACGATCATTCGGCCGACCCCGACGAGTACCTGAATCTAGCCGAGCTTCCGGAGTACGAATCGGTGGTTCAGGATCTCAGCCGTTTACTCGATTCGAACTTTGAAGAGTGA
- a CDS encoding long-chain fatty acid--CoA ligase codes for MAIRTLADLLFVIESYDKSDCLMHKVDGRYRSISSRALVDRVQTVAASLVQFGVEPGDRVALMAENGPHWPTVDFAALGVGAVLVPVYPTLTSDQAAYVVNDCGAEIALIQGRERLDGLLEIRDDMPAIKNFVLIEGEPPSDAIKTLDSLTRDSAPMPLEELKERASRIKPEDLATFIYTSGTTGNPKGVMLTHENIASNVEACLTCLDIEPHQTALSFLPLSHSFERTIDYIYFRQGVTVAYAESVQTVAQNFGEVRPHVFVSVPRVYEKVLARVRENVSKSSPLKRKIFSWAVSVAKKALPYRLTRKTPPGFLGFKLKLADKLVFGKIKERLGGRFEVATSGGAPLARDVAEFFWGAGIEIYEGYGLSETSPVLTVNRPGFVKMGTVGRAIPGVTLKIADDGEILAKGPNIMKGYHNLAEKTAEAIDAEGWFHTGDIGEIDEEGFLRITDRKKEIIVNAYGKNVAPAPIEGQLKASQYIEQAVVIGDRRKFLSALLVPDFATLEVWAGNQGLGTDDRAALLADSKVQELFAGEVRNANKELAKYERIHAWELLSHEFTIESGELTPTQKIKRRVINQKYGEVIEQVYRDAEAERSA; via the coding sequence ATGGCTATCCGAACGCTAGCCGATCTTCTCTTCGTCATCGAGTCGTATGACAAGTCCGACTGCCTGATGCATAAGGTCGACGGTCGCTATAGATCCATCTCCTCGCGCGCGCTCGTGGATAGGGTCCAGACGGTCGCCGCGAGCCTGGTCCAGTTCGGCGTCGAGCCTGGGGACCGCGTCGCTTTGATGGCCGAGAACGGGCCCCACTGGCCGACGGTGGATTTCGCGGCGCTGGGCGTCGGGGCGGTCCTGGTTCCGGTCTACCCGACCTTGACATCCGACCAGGCCGCCTACGTGGTCAACGACTGCGGTGCAGAGATCGCTCTGATCCAGGGCCGGGAGCGTCTGGACGGGCTGCTGGAAATCAGGGACGACATGCCCGCGATCAAGAACTTCGTGTTGATCGAAGGCGAGCCGCCGAGCGATGCCATCAAGACTCTGGACAGCCTGACACGCGATTCCGCTCCCATGCCCCTGGAGGAGCTCAAGGAGCGAGCCTCGAGAATCAAGCCCGAAGACCTAGCGACCTTCATCTACACCAGCGGCACCACCGGCAATCCGAAGGGCGTGATGCTAACCCACGAGAACATCGCTTCCAACGTCGAGGCGTGCCTCACTTGCCTCGACATCGAGCCCCACCAGACGGCGCTCTCGTTTCTGCCGTTGTCGCACTCGTTCGAGCGTACGATCGACTACATCTACTTTCGCCAGGGCGTCACGGTCGCGTACGCCGAATCGGTTCAAACCGTGGCCCAGAACTTCGGCGAAGTCCGGCCTCATGTGTTCGTTTCGGTGCCGCGGGTGTACGAGAAAGTCCTCGCCAGAGTGCGAGAGAACGTCTCGAAGAGCTCGCCTCTCAAAAGGAAGATCTTCAGCTGGGCGGTGAGCGTGGCCAAGAAAGCTCTGCCCTACCGCCTCACCCGCAAGACGCCGCCGGGATTTCTCGGCTTCAAGCTCAAGCTCGCCGACAAACTCGTCTTTGGCAAGATCAAGGAGCGCCTCGGCGGCCGTTTCGAGGTCGCCACCTCGGGTGGGGCGCCGCTGGCGAGGGACGTCGCCGAGTTCTTCTGGGGAGCCGGCATCGAGATCTACGAGGGTTACGGCCTGTCGGAGACGTCGCCCGTCCTGACCGTCAACCGGCCCGGGTTCGTCAAGATGGGCACAGTCGGTAGAGCGATCCCCGGAGTCACGCTCAAGATTGCCGACGACGGCGAGATTCTCGCCAAGGGCCCCAACATCATGAAGGGCTACCACAACCTCGCCGAGAAGACGGCCGAGGCGATCGATGCGGAGGGATGGTTTCACACCGGCGATATCGGCGAGATCGACGAGGAGGGCTTCCTGAGGATCACCGACCGCAAGAAGGAGATCATCGTCAACGCCTACGGAAAGAACGTAGCGCCGGCCCCGATCGAAGGCCAGCTCAAGGCCAGCCAGTACATCGAACAGGCGGTCGTCATCGGTGACCGGCGCAAGTTCCTGTCTGCGCTCCTAGTGCCCGATTTCGCCACGCTCGAAGTCTGGGCCGGCAATCAGGGCCTCGGCACGGACGATCGCGCCGCACTGCTGGCGGACTCAAAGGTCCAGGAGCTCTTCGCGGGTGAAGTCCGGAATGCCAACAAGGAGTTGGCCAAATACGAGCGGATTCACGCGTGGGAGCTTCTGTCGCACGAGTTCACCATCGAAAGCGGAGAGCTCACTCCGACCCAGAAGATCAAGCGTCGCGTCATCAACCAGAAATACGGCGAAGTCATAGAACAGGTCTATCGCGACGCCGAGGCCGAGCGCTCGGCCTGA
- a CDS encoding NAD-dependent succinate-semialdehyde dehydrogenase — protein MTIETFNPATGELTAVYPAYREPEVERALAKAAEEAPAWASRSIAERADLLCLAAGILEDRKIQYAELMALEMGKPVREGRAEAEKSAWVCRYYADEAESLLRAREIETDASKSFVAFEPIGPVLAVMPWNFPFWQVFRFAAPNLMAGNVGLLKHASNVPGCAVAIEEIFVEAGFPEGAFQTLLVGSRAVAGLIEDPRVSAVTLTGSTPAGRAVAAKAGECLKKTVLELGGSDPYVVLSDADLDIAVEACVAGRLLNTGQSCIAAKRWIVTADRREEFERRTIEVLRGKVVGDPLSEETDVGPMARADLRDELHQQVLASVDRGARCLLGGELPDGEGAFYPVTVLTDVAPGMPAYEDELFGPVAAILPVADDEEAIRVANDTGFGLGAAVFTRDVERGTDIARRRLDAGSCFVNAFVRSDPRLPFGGIKDSGYGRELGSFGIYEFVNIKTVWVA, from the coding sequence ATGACCATCGAGACCTTCAATCCCGCCACCGGAGAGTTGACCGCCGTGTACCCGGCATATCGAGAACCGGAGGTCGAAAGGGCCCTGGCGAAAGCCGCCGAGGAAGCGCCCGCCTGGGCGTCGAGGTCGATCGCCGAAAGAGCGGACCTCCTGTGCCTGGCTGCGGGGATTCTCGAGGACCGCAAGATCCAATACGCCGAGCTGATGGCCCTGGAGATGGGCAAACCGGTGAGAGAAGGCAGGGCGGAGGCGGAGAAGTCGGCGTGGGTCTGCCGGTACTACGCCGATGAGGCGGAGTCTCTGCTGAGGGCGCGGGAGATTGAGACCGACGCCAGCAAGAGCTTTGTCGCCTTCGAGCCGATCGGGCCGGTGCTCGCCGTTATGCCCTGGAACTTCCCCTTCTGGCAGGTGTTTCGTTTCGCGGCCCCCAATCTCATGGCCGGCAACGTCGGACTGCTCAAGCATGCTTCGAACGTGCCCGGCTGCGCGGTGGCGATCGAAGAGATCTTCGTCGAAGCGGGATTTCCGGAGGGCGCGTTTCAGACGCTACTGGTGGGGAGCCGAGCCGTGGCCGGTTTGATCGAAGATCCGCGGGTGTCGGCCGTCACGCTGACCGGCAGCACTCCCGCCGGTCGCGCAGTGGCCGCCAAGGCCGGCGAGTGTCTCAAGAAGACCGTGCTCGAATTGGGGGGCAGCGACCCGTATGTTGTGCTCTCCGACGCCGACCTCGATATCGCCGTCGAGGCTTGTGTTGCCGGCCGGTTGCTCAACACCGGGCAGAGCTGCATTGCCGCCAAGCGCTGGATTGTCACCGCGGATCGGCGCGAGGAATTCGAGAGGCGCACAATCGAGGTGCTCCGGGGCAAGGTCGTCGGCGACCCGCTCTCGGAAGAGACCGATGTCGGACCGATGGCCCGCGCCGACCTGCGTGACGAGCTTCACCAACAGGTGCTCGCGAGTGTCGACAGGGGCGCGCGATGCCTGCTGGGCGGCGAGCTTCCCGACGGCGAGGGCGCCTTCTATCCGGTGACGGTGTTGACCGACGTGGCCCCGGGCATGCCCGCCTACGAAGACGAGCTCTTTGGTCCGGTGGCGGCGATCCTGCCGGTTGCCGATGACGAGGAGGCGATTCGAGTGGCCAACGACACCGGCTTCGGCCTCGGGGCCGCGGTCTTCACCCGAGATGTCGAGCGCGGCACCGATATCGCCAGGCGGCGCCTCGACGCGGGCTCCTGTTTCGTCAACGCTTTCGTTCGCAGCGATCCGAGGTTGCCGTTCGGCGGCATCAAGGACTCCGGCTACGGCCGCGAGCTCGGCAGTTTCGGCATCTACGAGTTCGTCAACATCAAGACGGTGTGGGTGGCATGA